In a single window of the Penaeus monodon isolate SGIC_2016 chromosome 3, NSTDA_Pmon_1, whole genome shotgun sequence genome:
- the LOC119586256 gene encoding uncharacterized protein LOC119586256 — protein sequence RKRKRKRRKRRRRKRRTERAKERKIKSETERAKSNTSLISELVSKVTENMFVSRVLSVN from the exons aggaagaggaagaggaagaggaggaagaggaggagaaggaagaggcgg acagaaagagcgaaagagcgaaagataaagagcgaaacagaaagagcgaaa TCTAATACTAGTCTTATCAGTGAACTAGTATCCAAAGTCACCGAAAATATGTTTGTCTCACGAGTTTTATCAGTGAACTAG